A window from Streptomyces sp. NBC_00271 encodes these proteins:
- a CDS encoding glycoside hydrolase family 18 protein yields the protein MSTTHRRKVSGRNKAIGGIVAAAVVGGGAFLFSGTALAAGVGAAYTKTSDWSTGYTAQYVITNDTGQAKGDWTLEFDLPSGAGLSSLWNGTSTVSGQHVTVKPPSWDKDGLAAGESVTVGFVVNGTADPKGCVIDGAKCSVDDGATPEPSGRPTQSPTPTPTASRPPTSTPTPTSTPTPTPTPTPSASQTTGSGTTTGAGFAPYVDTSLYPAFDLVGSATATGVKDYNLAFITDGGGCTPKWGGVTDLASDGVASQIGALRAKGGDVRVSFGGASGSELATTCSSADALAAAYGKAVDAYNLTKVDFDVEGGALPNTTANTNRAKAIAKLQQQHPNLDVSFTLPVMPEGLTQDGVNLVSDAKSNGVRISAVNIMAMDYGPSYNGDMGTYAEQAATATQAQVKSVLGLSDSAAWKAVAVTPMIGVNDVAAETFKVDDATQLVDFAKSKGLGWLSMWSATRDKQCPGGAKNSADATCSSIVQDAGAFSKAFGAYK from the coding sequence ATGAGCACTACGCACCGACGCAAGGTCAGTGGCAGGAACAAGGCGATAGGCGGGATCGTCGCCGCGGCCGTGGTCGGTGGTGGCGCCTTCCTGTTCTCCGGGACCGCGCTGGCGGCCGGCGTCGGTGCCGCGTACACCAAGACCAGTGACTGGTCGACGGGGTACACCGCGCAGTACGTCATCACCAACGACACCGGCCAGGCGAAGGGGGACTGGACGCTGGAGTTCGACCTGCCGTCGGGTGCCGGACTCAGCTCGCTGTGGAACGGAACGTCGACGGTGAGCGGACAGCACGTCACCGTCAAGCCGCCGTCCTGGGACAAGGACGGGCTGGCGGCCGGCGAGTCGGTCACCGTCGGCTTCGTCGTGAACGGCACCGCGGACCCGAAGGGCTGTGTCATCGACGGCGCCAAGTGCTCCGTGGACGACGGCGCGACGCCGGAGCCGAGCGGCCGCCCGACCCAGTCACCGACCCCGACCCCGACCGCCAGCCGGCCCCCCACGTCGACCCCGACCCCTACGTCTACGCCCACCCCCACCCCCACCCCCACTCCCTCCGCCTCGCAGACCACCGGCAGTGGCACGACGACCGGCGCGGGCTTCGCGCCGTACGTCGACACCTCCCTCTACCCGGCCTTCGACCTGGTCGGCAGCGCCACGGCCACCGGCGTGAAGGACTACAACCTGGCCTTCATCACCGACGGCGGCGGCTGTACGCCGAAGTGGGGCGGGGTGACCGACCTCGCCAGTGACGGCGTGGCGTCGCAGATCGGCGCGCTGCGGGCGAAGGGCGGCGACGTCCGGGTGTCCTTCGGCGGCGCCTCGGGCTCGGAGCTGGCCACGACCTGCTCGTCGGCGGACGCGCTGGCGGCGGCGTACGGGAAGGCCGTGGACGCGTACAACCTGACCAAGGTCGACTTCGACGTCGAGGGTGGCGCGCTGCCGAACACGACCGCGAACACGAACCGGGCGAAGGCGATCGCGAAGCTCCAGCAGCAGCACCCGAACCTGGACGTGTCCTTCACCCTCCCGGTCATGCCCGAGGGCCTGACCCAGGACGGCGTGAACCTGGTCTCCGACGCCAAGTCGAACGGCGTGAGGATCTCCGCGGTCAACATCATGGCGATGGACTACGGCCCCTCGTACAACGGTGACATGGGCACCTACGCCGAGCAGGCCGCCACCGCCACCCAGGCCCAGGTGAAGAGTGTCCTCGGGCTGTCGGACAGCGCGGCGTGGAAGGCCGTCGCCGTCACCCCGATGATCGGGGTCAACGACGTCGCCGCCGAGACCTTCAAGGTCGACGACGCGACCCAACTGGTCGACTTCGCCAAGTCGAAGGGCCTCGGCTGGCTCTCCATGTGGTCCGCCACCCGCGACAAGCAGTGCCCGGGCGGTGCGAAGAACTCCGCCGACGCGACCTGCAGCTCGATCGTGCAGGACGCGGGCGCGTTCTCGAAGGCGTTCGGCGCGTACAAGTAG
- a CDS encoding sensor histidine kinase — MRWALVKVCVAVTTMVVVAFAVPLGLVIKEMARDRAFSNAERQAAAIAPALSITTDRDQLERVVASAGSDDGMAVHIPASDGAKAVDIGRQRAAAKDIATTRSIGRASTTEVPGGSTLLQPTALSSGEIAVVEVYVPESEVSNGVGTAWAVLAAVGVALIIGSVAVADRLGVRMVQPAQRLVESAHELGEGKLGARVPEEGPNELRLAAVAFNSMADQVVQLLANERELAADLSHRLRTPLTVLRLNTASLGDGPAAEQTRAAVAQLEREVDTIIRTAREAKPQTAATVIGAGCDASEVVRERMDFWSALAEDEGRKVRVAGADRPVRIPVARADLVAALDALLGNVFRHTPEGTAFAVDVHNSEDAVIVLVSDAGPGIVDPEAAMARGKGSGSDGSTGLGLDIVRRLAESTGGDVRIGSSVLGGTEVRIWIQLDGRAPVRRGHRGSVRRRRRGVGASRV; from the coding sequence ATGAGGTGGGCACTGGTCAAGGTGTGCGTGGCGGTGACCACGATGGTCGTGGTGGCCTTCGCGGTCCCCTTGGGGCTCGTCATCAAGGAGATGGCCAGGGACCGCGCCTTCTCGAACGCCGAGCGGCAGGCCGCGGCCATCGCGCCCGCGCTGTCCATCACCACCGACCGGGACCAGTTGGAGCGGGTCGTCGCCTCCGCCGGCTCGGACGACGGGATGGCCGTGCACATACCGGCGAGCGACGGCGCCAAGGCGGTCGACATCGGACGGCAGCGCGCCGCCGCCAAGGACATCGCGACCACACGCAGCATCGGCCGGGCCTCCACCACCGAGGTCCCCGGCGGCTCCACCCTGCTCCAGCCCACCGCGCTGAGCTCCGGCGAGATCGCGGTCGTCGAGGTCTACGTCCCCGAGTCCGAGGTCAGCAACGGGGTCGGCACCGCCTGGGCGGTGCTCGCCGCGGTCGGGGTCGCGCTCATCATCGGCTCGGTCGCGGTCGCCGACCGGCTGGGGGTACGCATGGTGCAGCCGGCGCAGCGGCTCGTCGAGAGCGCGCACGAGCTGGGGGAGGGGAAGCTCGGCGCGAGGGTGCCCGAGGAGGGGCCGAACGAACTGCGGCTGGCGGCGGTGGCGTTCAACTCGATGGCGGATCAGGTCGTGCAACTCCTGGCGAACGAGCGGGAGTTGGCCGCTGATCTCTCGCACCGCCTGCGCACCCCGCTGACCGTGCTGCGGCTCAACACGGCCTCGCTCGGTGACGGGCCGGCCGCCGAGCAGACGCGGGCGGCGGTGGCGCAGTTGGAGCGGGAGGTCGACACGATCATCCGGACGGCCCGGGAGGCCAAGCCGCAGACGGCGGCGACCGTCATCGGCGCCGGGTGCGACGCGTCCGAGGTCGTCCGCGAGCGGATGGACTTCTGGTCGGCGCTCGCCGAGGACGAGGGGCGCAAGGTGCGGGTCGCGGGAGCGGACCGTCCCGTACGGATACCCGTCGCCCGGGCCGACCTCGTCGCCGCGCTCGACGCACTCCTCGGGAACGTGTTCCGGCACACCCCCGAGGGCACGGCCTTCGCGGTCGACGTGCACAACAGCGAGGACGCGGTGATCGTGCTGGTGTCGGACGCGGGCCCGGGCATCGTGGACCCGGAGGCGGCGATGGCGCGCGGGAAGGGTTCCGGGAGTGACGGTTCGACCGGCCTCGGCCTGGACATCGTGCGCCGGCTCGCGGAGTCGACGGGCGGGGACGTGCGGATCGGTTCGTCGGTGCTGGGAGGCACCGAGGTGCGCATATGGATCCAGCTGGACGGGCGGGCTCCGGTGCGGCGCGGGCACAGGGGGTCCGTGCGGCGTCGCAGGCGGGGCGTGGGCGCGAGCCGGGTGTGA
- a CDS encoding response regulator transcription factor, with amino-acid sequence MASVLVVEDDQFVRSALIRHLTEAAHTVRSVGTALEALREVAHFSFDVVILDLGLPDLDGAEALKMLRGITDVPVIIATARDDETEIVRLLNDGADDYLTKPFSVEHLSARMAAVLRRSRSTGDTPASPVIRVGGLSIDPLRRQAELDGARLDLTRREFDLLAFLAGRPGVVVARKELLAEVWQQSYGDDQTIDVHLSWLRRKLGETAARPRYLHTLRGVGVKLEPPSLEPPR; translated from the coding sequence ATGGCAAGTGTGCTCGTGGTCGAGGACGACCAGTTCGTACGCAGCGCTCTCATCCGGCATCTGACCGAAGCCGCGCACACGGTGCGCAGTGTCGGCACCGCCCTCGAGGCGCTGCGCGAGGTTGCCCATTTCTCCTTCGACGTCGTCATCCTGGACCTCGGCCTGCCCGATCTGGACGGGGCCGAGGCGCTGAAGATGCTGCGCGGAATCACCGACGTCCCGGTGATCATCGCCACCGCGCGGGACGACGAGACGGAGATCGTCCGCCTGCTGAACGACGGGGCGGACGACTATCTGACCAAGCCGTTCTCGGTCGAGCACCTGTCCGCGCGGATGGCCGCCGTCCTGCGCCGCTCGCGGTCGACGGGCGATACGCCCGCGTCGCCGGTCATCCGGGTCGGCGGCCTGTCCATCGACCCGCTGCGCCGCCAGGCCGAGCTGGACGGCGCCCGACTGGACCTCACCCGGCGCGAGTTCGACCTGCTCGCGTTTCTCGCCGGGCGGCCCGGTGTCGTCGTCGCGCGCAAGGAACTGCTCGCCGAGGTGTGGCAGCAGTCGTACGGGGACGACCAGACCATAGACGTCCATCTGTCGTGGCTGCGCCGGAAACTGGGCGAGACGGCGGCGAGGCCGCGCTATCTGCACACGCTCCGCGGGGTTGGCGTGAAGCTGGAACCACCGAGTTTGGAGCCGCCGCGATGA
- a CDS encoding spermidine synthase, giving the protein MGRSRNKRSDDARGAARDASRGSRRGQASADAVVETVEGGLAELIPDRDRPRAWTLLIDGAPQSHVDLDDPAHLSFEYQRRLGHVIDLVAPPGKPVHAVHLGGGAFTLARYTAATRPRSTQQVVERDGALVQLVRRELPLDPNARIRVRSLDAREGLAKVPDGWADLVIADVFSGARTPAHLTSVEFLTDVRRTVKPGGLYAANLADGPPLAHLRGQIATAATVFPELALIADPTVLRGKRFGNAVLVASGHPLPLAELTRRAASDPHPARLEHGKQLTDFTGGALPVLDAAAVASPAPPASVFR; this is encoded by the coding sequence ATGGGAAGGTCGAGGAACAAGCGGTCCGACGACGCGCGGGGCGCGGCGCGTGACGCGTCGCGCGGTTCGCGCCGCGGGCAGGCGTCCGCCGACGCCGTCGTCGAGACGGTCGAGGGCGGCCTCGCCGAGCTGATACCCGACCGGGACCGCCCGCGCGCCTGGACCCTCCTCATCGACGGCGCCCCCCAGTCCCACGTCGACCTCGACGACCCCGCCCATCTGAGCTTCGAGTACCAGCGCCGCCTCGGCCATGTCATCGACCTCGTGGCCCCGCCCGGCAAGCCCGTGCACGCCGTCCACCTCGGCGGCGGCGCCTTCACCCTCGCCCGCTACACCGCCGCGACCCGCCCCCGCTCCACCCAGCAGGTCGTCGAACGCGACGGGGCGCTCGTCCAACTGGTCCGCCGCGAACTCCCCCTGGACCCGAACGCCCGCATCCGGGTGCGCTCCCTGGATGCCCGCGAGGGCCTCGCCAAGGTCCCCGACGGCTGGGCGGACCTGGTGATAGCGGACGTGTTCAGCGGCGCCCGCACCCCCGCGCACCTCACCTCGGTCGAGTTCCTCACCGACGTCCGCAGAACCGTCAAACCCGGTGGCCTGTACGCCGCCAACCTCGCCGACGGCCCCCCGCTGGCCCACCTGCGCGGCCAGATCGCCACCGCCGCGACCGTCTTCCCCGAGCTCGCCCTCATCGCCGACCCCACGGTCCTGCGCGGCAAACGCTTCGGCAACGCCGTCCTCGTGGCCTCCGGCCACCCCCTGCCCCTGGCCGAACTCACCCGCCGCGCCGCCTCGGACCCCCACCCGGCGAGACTCGAACACGGCAAACAACTCACCGACTTCACCGGGGGAGCGCTACCGGTGCTGGACGCGGCGGCGGTGGCATCCCCGGCCCCGCCGGCTTCTGTGTTCCGGTGA